A DNA window from Solanum lycopersicum chromosome 3, SLM_r2.1 contains the following coding sequences:
- the LOC101254281 gene encoding glutamate synthase 1 [NADH], chloroplastic isoform X2, giving the protein MRVLGHNGEINTLRGNVNWMRAREGLLKCKELGLSKTEMKKLLPIVDASSSDSGAFDGVLELLLRAGRSLPEAVMMMIPEAWQNDKNMDPSRKALYEYFSALMEPWDGPALMSFTDGRYLGATLDRNGLRPGRFYVTYSGRVIMASEVGVVDIPPEDVSRKGRLNPGMMLLVDFENHVVVDDDALKKQYSLARPYGQWLKKQKIELKDIVESVNYSYRVPPPIAGVLPAVSDEDSMENMGLHGLLAPLKAFGYTTEALEMLLLPMAKDGVEALGSMGNDAPLAVMSNREKLTFEYFKQMFAQVTNPPIDPIREKIVTSMQCMVGPEGDLTETTEEQCHRLSLKGPLLSIEEMEAVKKMNYRGWRSKVLDITYSRDRGTKGLEETLDRICSEAHDAIQEGYTAIVLSDRGFSPKRVAVSSLLAIGAVHHHLVKKLERTRVALIVESAEPREVHHFCTLVGFGADAICPYLAVEAIWRLQVDGKIPPKSTGEFHSKDELVKKYFKASHYGMMKVLAKMGISTLASYKGAQIFEAVGLSSEVMERCFNGTPSRVEGATFEALAKDALNLHGLAFPSRALAPGSAEAVALPNPGDYHWRKGGEIHLNDPFAIAKLQEAAQSNSVAAYKEYSKRVQELNRQCNLRGLLKFKEGEVKVPLEEVEPASEIVKRFCTGAMSYGSISLEAHATLAIAMNKIGGKSNTGEGGEQPSRMEPLPNGTKNPKRSAIKQVASGRFGVSSYYLTNADELQIKMAQGAKPGEGGELPGHKVIGDIAVTRNSTAGVGLISPPPHHDIYSIEDLAQLIHDLKNANPGARVSVKLVSEAGVGVIASGVVKGHADHVLISGHDGGTGASRWTGIKSAGLPWELGLAETHQTLVANDLRGRTVLQTDGQLKTGRDVAIAALLGAEEFGFSTAPLITLGCIMMRKCHKNTCPVGIATQDPILREKFAGEPEHVINFFFMLAEEVREIMSQLGFRTLTEMVGRSDMLEMDNDLVKNNDKLKNIDLSLLLRPAADIRPEAAQYCIQKQDHGLDMALDNNLIALSKAALERSLPVYIETPICNVNRAVGTMLSHEVTKRYHLAGLPTDTIHIKLSGSAGQSLGAFLCPGITLELEGDSNDYVGKGLSGGKIVVYPPKGSKFDPKENIVIGNVALYGATSGEAYFNGMAAERFCVRNSGAKAVVEGVGDHGCEYMTGGTVVVLGKTGRNFAAGMSGGVAYVLDLHSTFHSHCNPELVDLDKVEEEEDIMTLKMMIQQHQRNTNSQLAKEVLADFDNLLPRFIKVFPRDYKRVLASMKKEEAYEAAKERAIKEAEEQEEEELKEKDAFEELKKLAAASKDESSQVEEEQTLKRPIQVAEAVKHRGFVAYERQGVSYRDPNVRMEDWKEVMEESKPGPLLTTQSARCMDCGTPFCHQENSGCPLGNKIPEFNELVYQNRWREALDRLLETNNFPEFTGRVCPAPCEGSCVLGIIENPVSIKSIECAIIDKAFEEGWMVPRPPSERTGRRVAIVGSGPSGLAAADQLNRLGHTVTVFERADRIGGLMMYGVPNMKTDKIDVVQRRVDLMEKEGVKFVVNANIGNDPAYSLDSLREDHDAIILAVGATKPRDLPVPGRELSGVHFAMEFLHANTKSLLDSNLQDGKYISAKGKKVVVIGGGDTGTDCIGTSIRHGCTSVVNLELLPQPPNTRAPGNPWPQWPRIFRVDYGHQEAAVKFGKDPRSYEVLTKRFIGDENGNVKGLEVIRVQWEKDASGRFQFKEVEGSEEIIGADLVMLAMGFLGPESTIADKLGLEKDNRSNFKADYGRFSTSVEGVFAAGDCRRGQSLVVWAISEGRQAASQVDKFLMKDDEDSSADAASQQESVKKQPTVVT; this is encoded by the exons ATGCGTGTCTTGGGTCATAATGGTGAAATTAACACACTTCGAGGCAATGTGAACTG GATGAGGGCTCGTGAGGGTCTTCTTAAATGCAAAGAGCTTGGCCTTTCAAAGACAGAAATGAAAAAACTTTTGCCCATTGTTGATGCCAGTTCATCTGACTCAG GAGCTTTTGATGGTGTGCTTGAGCTACTGCTTAGAGCTGGTAGAAGCCTCCCAGAAGCTGTAATGATGATGATTCCTGAAGCCTGGCAAAATGACAAAAACATGGATCCTAGCCGGAAGGCATTGTATGAATATTTTTCAGCCCTCATGGAACCATGGGATGGACCTGCTCTTATGTCAT TTACTGATGGGCGCTATCTTGGAGCTACGTTAGATCGGAATGGTCTGCGTCCAGGTCGCTTTTATGTTACATACAGTGGTAGGGTTATTATGGCAAGTGAAGTTGGAGTAGTTGATATTCCACCTGAAGATGTATCCAGGAAAGGTAGACTAAACCCTGGAATGATGCTTCTGGTGGACTTTGAGAACCATGTTGTTGTAGATGACGATGCTTTGAAGAAGCAGTACTCTCTTGCAAGACCTTATGGACAGTGGCTGAAAAAGCAGAAGATAGAGCTGAAAGACATTGTTGAGTCAGTAAATTATTCCTATAGGGTACCTCCACCCATTGCAGGAGTTTTGCCT GCGGTAAGTGATGAGGACAGTATGGAAAATATGGGACTTCACGGTTTATTGGCTCCATTAAAGGCCTTCGG TTACACTACAGAGGCCTTAGAAATGCTGCTACTCCCAATGGCAAAAGATGGTGTTGAGGCTCTTGGTTCAATGGGGAATGATGCTCCATTAGCAGTGATGTCTAATAGAGAGAAACTTACATTTGAGTATTTCAAGCAGATGTTTGCTCAAGTCACAAACCCTCCTATTGACCCTATCAGGGAAAAAATTGTTACGTCTATGCAATGTATGGTTGGTCCTGAAGGAGATCTTACTGAAACCACGGAAGAACAGTGTCACCGGCTCTCACTCAAAGGACCTCTTTTGTCCATTGAAGAAATGGAAGCTGTAAAGAAGATGAACTACAGAGGGTGGCGCAGTAAGGTTCTTGATATTACCTACTCCAGAGACCGTGGTACAAAAGGTCTAGAGGAGACCCTAGACAGGATTTGCTCTGAAGCGCATGATGCAATTCAGGAGGGTTATACAGCAATCGTACTTTCTGACAGAG GCTTCTCGCCGAAGCGTGTTGCTGTGAGCTCTTTATTAGCTATTGGTGCTGTCCATCATCATTTAGTTAAAAAGCTTGAGCGAACTCGAGTCGCATTGATTGTTGAATCTGCCGAGCCACGAGAAGTGCACCATTTCTGTACATTGGTAGGATTTGGTGCTGATGCTATCTGCCCTTATTTAGCCGTAGAAGCTATATGGAGACTACAGGTTGATGGAAAAATCCCACCCAAGTCAACCGGTGAGTTTCATTCCAAGGATGAGCTTGTCAAGAAATACTTCAAAGCAAGTCACTATGGCATGATGAAGGTTCTTGCAAAAATGGGCATATCAACATTGGCATCGTACAAGGGTGCTCAGATATTTGAGGCTGTTGGTCTTTCGTCAGAAGTGATGGAGCGATGTTTCAATGGAACTCCTAGCAGAGTGGAGGGTGCAACTTTTGAGGCACTTGCCAAAGATGCACTCAATCTGCATGGACTTGCATTTCCATCACGGGCCTTGGCTCCAGGAAGTGCAGAAGCTGTGGCACTCCCTAATCCTGGTGATTATCATTGGAGAAAGGGTGGTGAGATTCACCTTAACGATCCATTTGCCATTGCAAAATTGCAGGAGGCTGCGCAATCTAATAGTGTAGCTGCCTACAAAGAATATTCTAAGCGTGTACAGGAATTAAATAGACAATGCAATTTGAGGGGacttttgaaattcaaagaGGGAGAGGTTAAAGTTCCTCTAGAAGAAGTTGAACCGGCAAGTGAGATTGTAAAACGTTTTTGTACTGGAGCCATGAGTTATGGATCAATCTCCTTGGAGGCACACGCTACTCTTGCAATAGCAATGAACAAGATTGGAGGCAAATCTAACACAG GCGAGGGTGGTGAGCAACCTTCTCGGATGGAACCTCTTCCCAATGGTACAAAGAACCCAAAAAGAAGTGCAATTAAGCAGGTTGCAAGTGGTAGATTTGGAGTCTCAAGTTATTACCTTACAAATGCTGACGAGCTACAGATAAAGATGGCTCAG GGAGCTAAGCCTGGAGAAGGGGGTGAACTTCCTGGACACAAGGTCATTGGCGACATTGCTGTCACTAGGAACTCCACAGCTGGAGTTGGACTAATTAGCCCTCCTCCTCATCATGATATCTACTCAATTGAGGATCTTGCACAGTTGATTCATGATCTTAAG AATGCAAACCCTGGGGCACGTGTTAGTGTCAAGTTGGTTTCTGAAGCTGGTGTTGGGGTTATAGCCAGCGGCGTTGTCAAGGGACATGCTGATCATGTCTTGATCTCCGGTCATGATGGAGGGACTGGTGCCTCAAGATGGACTGGCATCAAGAGTGCTGGGCTTCCATGGGAACTTGGTCTTGCAGAGACGCATCAAACTTTAGTGGCTAACGACCTCCGTGGTCGAACAGTGCTGCAAACAGATGGTCAATTGAAAACTGGAAGAGATGTAGCCATTGCTGCTCTTCTTGGTGCAGAGGAGTTTGGTTTCAGCACTGCTCCCCTCATAACACTTGGCTGCATAATGATGAGAAAATGCCACAAAAACACTTGCCCTGTGGGGATTGCCACTCAAGATCCAATTCTTCGGGAGAAGTTTGCTGGAGAACCAGAACATGtcataaatttctttttcatgCTGGCAGAGGAAGTGAGAGAAATTATGTCTCAACTTGGTTTCAGAACACTTACTGAAATGGTTGGCCGTTCAGACATGCTTGAAATGGACAATGATTTAGTCAAGAACAATGACAAATTGAAGAATATTGATCTGTCCCTACTGCTTCGACCTGCTGCTGATATCCGGCCTGAAGCTGCCCAATATTGTATACAGAAACAGGATCATGGTTTGGACATGGCTTTAGATAACAATTTAATAGCCCTTTCCAAGGCTGCTTTAGAGAGAAGTCTTCCTGTGTATATTGAAACTCCAATCTGCAATGTAAACCGGGCTGTTGGAACTATGCTAAGCCATGAAGTGACCAAGCGTTATCACCTCGCAGGTCTTCCTACAGACACCATTCATATCAAGCTTAGTGGAAGTGCAGGACAGAGTCTTGGGGCTTTTCTTTGCCCTGGCATCACATTAGAGCTTGAAGGAGACAGCAATGATTATGTTGGTAAAGGTTTATCGGGTGGCAAAATTGTTGTTTATCCCCCAAAAGGAAGCAAGTTTGACCCCAAAGAAAATATTGTGATTGGAAATGTAGCTCTTTATGGGGCAACAAGTGGGGAGGCATATTTTAATGGGATGGCAGCAGAAAGATTTTGTGTCCGTAACTCAGGGGCCAAAGCTGTTGTAGAAGGAGTTGGTGATCATGGCTGTGAGTACATGACTGGTGGTACAGTTGTTGTGCTTGGGAAGACTGGAAGAAACTTCGCGGCTGGTATGAGTGGTGGTGTTGCTTATGTACTTGACTTGCATTCCACGTTCCACTCTCATTGCAATCCAGAGCTGGTTGATCTCgataaagttgaagaagaagaagatatcaTGACTTTGAAGATGATGATACAGCAACACCAGCGTAACACAAACAGCCAACTGGCGAAAGAAGTTCTTGCTGATTTTGATAATCTTTTGCCTAGATTTATTAAGGTCTTCCCTAGAGATTATAAACGGGTTCTTGCAAGCATGAAAAAGGAGGAAGCTTACGAAGCAGCAAAAGAACGTGCCATCAAGGAAGCGGAGgagcaagaagaagaagagttgaAGGAAAAAGATGCCTTTGAAGAGCTGAAGAAGTTAGCAGCTGCATCTAAGGATGAATCCAGTCAG GTTGAAGAGGAGCAGACATTGAAGAGGCCCATCCAAGTTGCTGAGGCAGTCAAGCATCGAGGTTTTGTTGCTTATGAGCGACAGGGTGTGTCCTACAGGGATCCAAATGTTCGGATGGAGGACTGGAAAGAGGTTATGGAGGAATCAAAACCCGGTCCGCTCCTTACGACACAATCTGCACGCTGCATGGACTGTGGAACTCCTTTTTGTCATCAG GAGAACTCTGGATGTCCTCTTGGAAACAAAATACCAGAATTCAATGAGTTAGTGTATCAGAATAGATGGCGTGAAGCACTGGATAGGCTTCTTGAGACAAACAACTTCCCTGAGTTCACTGGTCGAGTGTGCCCTGCACCATGTGAAGGATCTTGTGTGCTTGGTATCATTGAGAATCCCGTTTCTATCAAAAGCATTGAATGTGCCATTATTGACAAAGCTTTTGAGGAGGGGTGGATGGTGCCACGACCTCCTTCTGAGAGAACCGG GAGAAGAGTTGCAATTGTTGGAAGTGGACCCTCAGGCCTGGCTGCTGCTGATCAGTTAAATAGATTGGGTCATACTGTCACCGTGTTTGAACGTGCTGATAGGATTGGTGGTCTGATGATGTATGGTGTGCCCAACATGAAGACCGACAAAATTGATGTCGTCCAGAGGCGGGTTGACCTTATGGAGAAGGAAGGGGTGAAATTTGTAGTCAATGCAAATATTGGAAATGATCCTGCGTACTCCTTGGATAGTCTTCGTGAAGATCATGATGCAATTATTTTGGCTGTTGGAGCCACAAAGCCGAG GGACCTTCCTGTTCCTGGACGAGAATTATCCGGAGTCCATTTCGCCATGGAATTCCTTCACGCAAACACAAAAAGTTTGCTTGACAGCAATCTGCAGGATGGAAAATACATTTCAGCCAAGGGAAAGAAGGTGGTTGTTATTGGTGGAGGTGACACTGGGACAGACTGCATAGGAACATCAATTCGCCATGGCTGCACCAGCGTAGTGAATCTAGAGCTTCTTCCTCAGCCACCAAACACTAGGGCTCCTGGAAATCCTTGGCCACAG TGGCCTCGTATCTTCCGTGTAGATTATGGGCATCAGGAAGCTGCTGTAAAGTTTGGTAAGGATCCGAGATCCTATGAGGTTTTGACCAAGCGTTTCATTGGAGACGAAAATGGAAATGTGAAAGGACTGGAGGTGATACGTGTACAGTGGGAGAAAGATGCCAGTGGAAGATTCCAATTCAAGGAAGTAGAAGGCTCTGAAGAAATTATCGGGGCTGATCTGGTTATGCTAGCCATGGGGTTCCTTGGTCCTGAATCG ACAATAGCAGACAAACTAGGATTAGAAAAGGACAACAGGTCCAACTTCAAGGCTGATTATGGACGCTTCTCAACTAGTGTGGAGGGGGTGTTTGCTGCAGGAGACTGTCGTAGGGGACAGTCTTTGGTGGTTTGGGCCATCTCTGAAGGACGACAAGCAGCTTCTCAAGTTGACAAGTTTCTCATGAAGGATGACGAGGACTCGTCTGCTGATGCAGCTAGCCAACAAGAATCTGTCAAAAAGCAGCCAACAGTCGTGACATAA